A portion of the Lolium rigidum isolate FL_2022 chromosome 1, APGP_CSIRO_Lrig_0.1, whole genome shotgun sequence genome contains these proteins:
- the LOC124678436 gene encoding purine permease 3-like: MEVETPAQTERREQQQLPSGAGTRVAAKPLHRNPRLVVSFLLMVLGSASSPLLLRTYYLHGGNRKWLSSLLQSAGCPLLLAPICASFFSRRRCSATTPLFLMSPRLLAASIVVGLMAGLDGLLYAYGMAYLPVSTSSILSATQLAFTCGFALLLVRQRFTPFSVNAVVLLSVGAVMLGMNAGGDRPAGVSRAQYSAGFATTLGAAALYGFMLPVMELSQARHAARTGCAVTYTLVMEMQIVIGLLATAFSAVGMLVNKDFQAIPGEAQEFGFGKAGYYLLLAGSAIVYQCLFLGTMGAVFYGSALLAGVILTVLIPVTEVLAVLFFHEPFNGIKGIALTLSVWGFVSYFYGEIHNNAQQSDKSPNTEQLDH; this comes from the exons ATGGAGGTAGAAACCCCAGCTCAGACAGAGCGCcgcgagcagcagcagctcccTAGCGGCGCCGGCACCCGTGTCGCTGCTAAACCGCTCCACCGCAACCCCCGCCTGGTCGTCAGCTTCCTCCTCATGGTCCTCGGCTCGGCGTCCAGCCCGCTCCTTCTCCGCACGTACTACCTCCACGGCGGCAACCGCAAATGGCTCTCCAGCCTGCTCCAAAGCGCTGGGTGCCCGCTGCTACTCGCTCCGATCTGCGCCTCCTTCTTCTCTCGCCGCCGGTGCTCTGCCACCACGCCGCTCTTCCTCATGTCACCCCGGCTCCTGGCCGCGAGCATCGTGGTCGGCCTCATGGCCGGCCTGGACGGCCTCCTCTACGCCTACGGCATGGCCTACCTCCCCGTGTCCACCTCCTCCATCCTCAGCGCGACGCAGCTTGCCTTCACGTGCGGCTTCGCCCTGCTGCTCGTGCGCCAGCGGTTTACGCCCTTCTCCGTCAACGCCGTGGTGCTGCTCAGCGTCGGCGCCGTCATGCTGGGGATGAACGCCGGGGGGGACCGCCCCGCGGGGGTGTCCCGGGCGCAGTACTCTGCGGGGTTCGCCACGACGCTTGGCGCCGCGGCGCTGTACGGGTTCATGCTGCCCGTCATGGAGCTCAGCCAGGCGCGGCACGCCGCACGCACCGGCTGCGCCGTCACGTACACACTCGTCATGGAGATGCAGATCGTCATCGGGCTCCTAGCCACGGCCTTCAGCGCCGTCGGTATGCTCGTCAACAAGGACTTCCAA GCAATCCCAGGGGAAGCCCAGGAATTTGGGTTCGGCAAGGCGGGCTACTACCTGCTGCTGGCCGGTTCAGCCATCGTGTACCAATGCCTTTTCCTTGGTACCATGGGCGCAGTCTTCTACGGCTCAGCGCTGCTCGCCGGCGTCATCCTGACCGTCCTCATCCCGGTAACCGAGGTGCTTGCTGTCTTGTTCTTCCACGAGCCATTCAATGGCATCAAAGGCATCGCCCTCACCCTCTCAGTCTGGGGTTTCGTCTCGTACTTCTATGGCGAGATTCACAACAATGCGCAACAGTCTGACAAATCACCAAATACAGAGCAATTAGATCATTAA